One segment of Acropora muricata isolate sample 2 chromosome 8, ASM3666990v1, whole genome shotgun sequence DNA contains the following:
- the LOC136925875 gene encoding uncharacterized protein isoform X2, with protein sequence MASRLRQPQDHDRTVKVQVTILASEWGSSNGGLSTLNRELAIQLAKFPDVKVTFFLPKCSHESKKEAQRHGIFIVEAERRPGFDEELDWLSFPPENLQIDVVVGHGVKLGRQAQFIRKYHKCRWVQVVHTDPEKLGMHKCYENPISKGGKKHDVEVELCQMADLVVGVGPKLTEAFRKYLRWCKKDQDVFEFTPGVFSDFASVEQALDERKHRSVLVFGRGDDEDFESKGFDIAARSVAALHDTDLVFVGAPDGKEQEIAKRLLDSGIPKGCLIVRGFKDREALKREFCEADLVLMPSRTEGFGLAGLEALSAGLPVIVSKNSGFGEALHSVPFGSSFVIDPEDPSAWTKAIKGIWNKDRQKRLDETKFLRDFYGKKYSWSGQCKNLLEKIFSLLEDIQDAFGGSQISVQEGVERRSTSIEDRTGSSDQVEDIQGGMKSKRKKCSDQDKAGYSDKHEDIQEGMKRRRKKCSGQDKAGDPSHIIRRIQTIYEKCEGVILPVPWCDRFSFQLEKIFTRLRIVAKEKTRERVTKEVTNMTSIFIPHEDCQRPMVVLIEGEPGIGKTTYCKKLAYDWATRHGREWHESFPRVEVLLLLRCREIESSCIWKAIEDQILPEGIEPEVRDTFIQFLKENPSKVLLVLDGLDEADPEKLNLVRKLIQGRLLPGCFVVLTSRHEARSNIMPHTDTLLEIVGFTTTDADCFIRRYFQQSDNQHLAATLIAKLESYNLYELTRNPLNTLLLCVIFEDLNGVLPKSRTKLYIEMVLFVLRRYENKKGFSSSDKDLLLVYKKEFMILGRMALDSLRKGELYFEDHQSDFQQSLLPKLGFLSIQAGGGKRAPCPRYAFFHKSFQEFFSAFFLAFSIIDGTMDCKSVANKEFEEELSEVFTFMGGIIAMHSEATAVSIVKSIVSVVNVSDRKSRDNRTYVRLALRFISGSELFSRKLYAELAHLFGKSLALVNLSIYGFHFFHRLFSTLFLVLKGNISLTSLDLGANSISDDGAKSLSEALRVNTSLTSLDLRWNSINAEGAHSLSEAFRVNISLTSLDLGRNSISNEGALSVSQALKVNSSLTSLDLGGNSIRDEGAHSLSEALRVNTSLTSLDLGGNSIRDEGAHSLSEALRVNTSLTSLDLGGNAIRDEGAHSLSEALRVNISLTSLDLSDNLIKEEGADSLSEALRVNTSLTSLDLGRNAIRDEGANSLSEALRVNSSLTSLYLFRNSIGDEGAHSLSEALRVNTSLTSLDLRWNSIGAEGAHSLSEALRVNTSLTSLDLGWNSISDEEAHSVYEVLRDAYGKRYSWSGQYKNLEKRFSLLENKQGAFGRSQISAQEGVERRSTSTEDRTGSSDQDKDIQGGMEKKRKKCSDQDKAVNGEKNFCSPSPEDKPPKLNFQLKKAIDVPKSMKTWSDDYLPIDILLLTADSCDFLSCFSFLDQPFKRYEFKIGFVYFGRMGDASDKEKLKVALLHCSKGAETPAGSLTVLQKALRKLGPKAVFLVGTCISLTLEKVKIGDVVISSKLITPDGYRTPVSPLLGSLALDAPNGWVAPLENPDELDLTVHPSGDILSQSLTKTCRYDDICEQYPEAIAIETEGRGVYAAAYDANMEWLIVKGVAGYFHQGQPATDEWMSFASTMAASVVAKMLNDPSVFLEWPHFKRGSPDKDQNIQGGMKSKRKKCSDQDKAGSSHKDQILLHNGGKNKRRKCSNPDKAGSLDKDQNIQGGMKSKRKKCSDQDKAGSSHKDQILLHNGGKNKKRKCSNPDKAGKH encoded by the exons ATGGCATCACGTTTGAGGCAACCTCAAGATCATGATAGAACTGTTAAAGTTCAAGTCACTATTTTGGCCTCAGAGTGGGGATCCAGTAATGGTGGACTTTCTACCTTAAACAGAGAGCTGGCCATTCAATTAGCCAAATTCCCTGATGTTAAAGTcactttctttttgccaaaatgcTCCCACGAGAGTAAGAAGGAAGCACAGCGCCATGGCATATTCATTGTTGAGGCAGAGAGGCGTCCAGGGTTCGATGAAGAACTGGATTGGCTCAGCTTTCCACCGGAAAATTTGCAGATAGATGTGGTGGTTGGTCATGGTGTGAAACTTGGTCGCCAGGCTCAATTTATCCGTAAATATCATAAATGCAGGTGGGTTCAAGTGGTACACACAGACCCAGAGAAACTGGGAATGCACAAATGCTATGAGAATCCAATCTCAAAGGGAGGAAAAAAGCACGATGTTGAGGTAGAGCTATGCCAGATGGCTGATTTGGTTGTTGGAGTAGGACCCAAGTTGACAGAAGCCTTTCGCAAGTACCTTCGCTGGTGTAAAAAAGATcaagatgtttttgagttcaCTCCTGGTGTTTTTTCTGATTTTGCCAGTGTTGAACAAGCTCTTGATGAAAGAAAACACCGCAGTGTTTTGGTATTTGGTCGTGGAGACGATGAAGATTTTGAGTCAAAAGGGTTTGATATAGCAGCAAGATCTGTTGCAGCATTGCATGATACAGATCTGGTTTTTGTGGGAGCACCTGATGGAAAAGAGCAGGAGATCGCAAAACGATTACTTGATTCAGGAATTCCTAAAGGATGTCTTATTGTGAGGGGTTTCAAGGATCGAGAAGCTCTGAAGCGAGAATTCTGTGAGGCGGATCTTGTCTTGATGCCGTCAAGAACTGAAGGGTTTGGCTTGGCAGGCCTGGAAGCTCTGTCAGCAGGGCTTCCTGTAATTGTCAGCAAGAACTCAGGGTTTGGAGAAGCTCTGCACAGTGTACCATTTGGTTCTTCATTTGTTATAGATCCTGAAGATCCCAGTGCATGGACAAAAGCCATTAAAGGTATCTGGAACAAAGACAGACAGAAGCGACTTGATGAGACTAAGTTTCTGCGTGACTTCTATGGAAAGAAATACAGTTGGTCTGGACAGTGCAAAAATCTTCTTGAGAAAATATTCAGCCTACTTGAGGATATACAAG ATGCTTTTGGCGGGAGTCAGATCTCAGTTCAGGAAGGTGTGGAGAGGAGAAGCACATCCATTGAAGACAGAACAG GTTCTTCTGACCAGGTTGAGGACATTCAGGGAGGAATGAAgagtaaaagaaagaaatgcagcGATCAGGACAAAGCAG GCTATTCTGACAAGCATGAGGACATTCAGGAAGGAATGAAGAGGAGAAGAAAGAAATGCAGCGGTCAGGACAAAGCAG GAGATCCAAGCCACATCATAAGGAGGATACAAACAATTTACGAAAAGTGTGAAGGGGTGATTTTGCCAGTTCCTTGGTGTGACCGATTCAGCTTTCAGCTCGAGAAAATTTTCACCAGACTTAGGAtagttgcaaaagaaaagacacgCGAAAGAGTAACAAAAGAAGTGACCAACATGACAAGTATCTTTATACCACACGAAGATTGCCAACGACCAATGGTTGTGTTGATTGAAGGCGAGCCTGGCATTGGAAAAACCACCTACTGCAAGAAGCTAGCATATGATTGGGCAACTAGACATGGTCGCGAATGGCATGAGTCTTTTCCAAGAGTTGAAGTGCTTCTGCTCCTCAGATGTCGTGAAATTGAATCGAGCTGTATATGGAAAGCAATTGAGGATCAAATTTTACCCGAGGGCATTGAACCAGAGGTAAGAGATACGTTTATCCAGTTCCTCAAAGAAAATCCTTCGAAGGTGTTGTTGGTGCTCGATGGGTTAGATGAGGCAGACCCAGAAAAACTGAATCTCGTCCGTAAACTGATTCAAGGAAGGTTGCTCCCTGGTTGTTTCGTTGTTCTTACATCACGCCATGAAGCTAGAAGTAACATAATGCCGCACACCGACACTTTGTTGGAGATCGTGGGATTCACGACAACTGATGCGGATTGTTTTATAAGAAGGTACTTTCAACAATCAGACAATCAACACTTGGCAGCGACACTCATTGCAAAACTGGAGTCATATAATTTATATGAATTAACAAGAAACCCTCTAAATACTCTCCTACTCTGTGTtatctttgaggatcttaaCGGGGTTCTGCCAAAGAGCAGAACAAAGCTTTACATAGAGATGGTCCTCTTTGTTTTGAGACGTTATGAAAACAAGAAGGGCTTTTCAAGTAGTGATAAAGACCTCCTTTTAGTTTACAAGAAGGAATTCATGATCCTTGGCAGAATGGCACTAGATTCTCTGAGAAAAGGAGAGCTGTATTTTGAAGACCATCAAAGCGATTTCCAGCAAAGTTTGTTACCTAAATTAGGCTTTTTGTCCATCCAGGCTGGAGGTGGCAAGAGAGCACCTTGTCCTCGTTACGCATTCTTTCACAAaagttttcaagaattcttttccgcctttttccttgccttttctattATTGATGGTACAATGGACTGCAAGTCAGTGGCTAACAAAGAATTCGAAGAGGAACTAAGTGAAGTGTTCACATTTATGGGCGGAATCATTGCCATGCATTCTGAAGCAACTGCAGTGTCAATTGTAAAAAGCATTGTATCAGTTGTAAATGTGTCAGACCGCAAATCCCGTGACAATCGGACGTACGTGAGACTGGCTTTACGCTTTATAAGCGGATCCGAACTTTTTTCAAGAAAACTGTACGCAGAATTAGCTCATTTATTTGGCAAGAGTCTTGCGCTCGTGAACCTGAGTATTTATGGGTTCCATTTCTTCCACCGATTATTCAGTACGCTATTCTTGGTTTTGAAAGGAAACAtttctcttacttctttggatttgggtGCGAACTCCATTAGTGATGACGGAGCTAAATCCTtgtctgaggccttaagagtaaacacctctcttacttctttggatttgcgtTGGAACTCCATTAATGCTGAGGGAGCTCattccctatctgaggccttTAGAGTAAACatctctcttacttctttggatttgggtCGGAACTCCATTAGTAATGAGGGAGCTCTTTCCGTATCTCAGGCCTTAAAAGTAAACAGCTCTCTTACGTCTTTGGATTTGGGTGGGAACTCCATTCGTGATGAGGGAGCTCATTCCttatctgaggccttaagagtaaacacctctcttacttctttggatttgggtGGGAACTCCATTCGTGATGAGGGAGCTCATTCCttatctgaggccttaagagtaaacacctctcttacttctttggatttgggtGGAAACGCCATTCGTGATGAGGGAGCTCattccctatctgaggccttaagagtaaacatcTCTCTTACTTCCTTGGATTTGTCTGACAACTTGATTAAAGAAGAGGGAGCTGATTCCttatctgaggccttaagagtaaacacctctcttacttctttggatttgggtAGGAACGCCATTCGTGATGAGGGAGCTAATTCTCtgtctgaggccttaagagtaaacagctctcttacttctttgtatttgtttcggaactccattggtgatgagggagctcattccctatctgaggccttaagagtaaacacctctcttacttctttggatttgcgtTGGAACTCcattggtgctgagggagctcattccctatctgaggccttaagagtaaacacctctcttacgtCTTTGGATTTGGGTTGGAACTCCATTAGTGATGAGGAAGCTCATTCCGTATACGAGGTTCTGCGTGACGCCTATGGAAAGAGGTACAGTTGGTCTGGCCAGTACAAAAATCTTGAGAAGAGGTTCAGCCTACTTGAGAATAAACAAG GTGCTTTTGGCAGGAGTCAGATCTCAGCCCAGGAAGGTGTGGAGAGGAGAAGCACTTCCACTGAGGACAGAACAG GTTCTTCTGATCAGGATAAGGACATTCAGGGAGGAAtggagaagaaaagaaagaaatgcagcGATCAGGACAAAGCAG tgaaTGGTGAAAAGAACTTTTGTTCGCCTTCCCCTGAAGACAAGCCACCGAAGCTCAATTTCCAGCTGAAAAAAGCTATTGATGTCCCAAAATCCATGAAAACCTGGAGTGATGATTATCTGccgattgatattttgctctTGACTGCGGATAGCTGTGATTTCTTAAGCTGTTTCTCCTTCTTGGATCAACCTTTCAAACGTTACGAGTTTAAGATTGGTTTCGTGTACTTTGGACGCATGGGAGATGCCAGTGACAAAGAAAAGCTAAAGGTTGCATTGTTGCATTGCTCTAAAGGAGCTGAAACCCCCGCGGGCTCTTTGACAGTGCTTCAGAAGGCATTAAGAAAATTGGGGCCTAAGGCTGTATTTTTAGTGGGAACTTGCATTAGTTTAACCTTGGAGAAGGTAAAAATAGGAGATGTAGTGATATCTTCTAAGCTAATTACTCCAGATGGATACAGAACTCCTGTTAGTCCACTTCTTGGCAGTCTTGCTCTAGATGCACCAAATGGGTGGGTTGCTCCGTTGGAGAATCCAGATGAATTGGACCTTACAGTGCATCCCAGTGGTGATATCTTGAGCCAGTCACTGACAAAGACATGTCGATATGATGACATTTGTGAGCAATATCCTGAGGCAATTGCAATCGAGACAGAAGGCAGAG